The following coding sequences are from one Humulus lupulus chromosome X, drHumLupu1.1, whole genome shotgun sequence window:
- the LOC133804412 gene encoding probable beta-1,4-xylosyltransferase IRX14H, translated as MNRTVLTGSSTSRVVVGRHEIRIRPWPHPNLTEVMKAYQIIYTVQREQRRQFGVKNPRTIIVVTPTYVRTFQALHMTGLMHSLMLVPYEVVWIVVEAGGASNETGSILAKSGLWTIHVGFEQRMPNSWEGHHRLEARMRLRALRKMGILETF; from the exons ATGAATAGGACTGTCCTCACTGGTAGTTCTACTAGCCGTGTGGTGGTTGGCCGCCACGAGATCCGAATCAGACCTTGGCCGCATCCGAATCTGACTGAGGTCATGAAGGCGTACCAGATTATTTACACGGTTCAGAGGGAGCAGAGGCGTCAATTTGGAGTCAAGAACCCTAGAACCATCATTGTGGTGACTCCCACTTATGTGAGGACATTCCAGGCCCTTCACATGACCGGTCTGATGCACTCGCTGATGCTGGTGCCGTACGAAGTCGTTTGGATCGTGGTGGAGGCTGGTGGAGCTAGCAATGAGACCGGTTCGATCCTCGCCAAGTCGGGACTTTGGACCATTCACGTTGGATTCGAGCAGCGAATGCCGAATTCTTGGGAGGGTCATCATCGATTGGAGGCTCGGATGAGGCTTCGTGCATTGAG GAAAATGGGTATTCTCGAGACATTCTGA